The Strix uralensis isolate ZFMK-TIS-50842 chromosome 13, bStrUra1, whole genome shotgun sequence genome window below encodes:
- the LOC141949441 gene encoding A-kinase anchor protein 17B-like, which yields MPEWEERKSLLAQRRVESVRLLTVLLNRVKDFAQLASQKVDPSLGIRKDDSFSETALKGLHQEVINSQYTHKELKHKEEFKCPLTQKGGSLHSEEGDESNFRASACHIVRTILNDPCTAPRSDGLPDRDAYNSFGCGSLLITVTQDCRVIESLDGRDYPTLNVVHTQTVSDEDGCRKQKVYETDEFIHYLLNHYQTPRYARVCLEPKPTVNKSWWKRVVSDDDSGFDVSLSNRHGQHFREVSPVQNLNKRNCSSDGNCRLVITVGELESSDTVLENKAYGGRLAKKLEVQRNDSLPVDNLPHAEPNQSLDCTAVAHDNEFKQEDGSAEGTVPYKTCRSACRLKDLLEEISDSEYFREACSDSMKRTGRRCEEIYSDCNKGCLPARPEERKLLVYLKNVTLEGQEKESSKCNFCSNSVYEGLARQCEHELKKSCKRSVSKLRHEGQKSERQSREEERNARKMKKKRKKLSSNLLSDECGFSETDSCVQLESLRKIQRKCKKMFHKKVKFNALHTAMAVPDVTPRDGLPLQETLQRTGDERKLMLRREMDADVRGCPLFPLEIIQTNPCSDTFCGAEPRRGC from the exons ATGCCTGaatgggaagaaaggaaatcCCTGCTAGCTCAGAGAAGAGTGGAGTCTGTCAGACTGCTTACAGTGCTGTTAAACCGTGTGAaa gatTTTGCACAGTTGGCAAGTCAAAAAGTGGATCCTTCATTGGGCATAAGGAAGGATGATTCCTTTTCTGAAACAGCATTAAAAGGCTTACATCAGGAAGTGATTAACTCCCAATATACGCACAAAGAGTTGAAACATAAGGAAGAGTTTAAGTGCCCGTTAACCCAAAAAGGTGGCAGCTTACATAGTGAGGAAGGAGATGAGAGTAACTTCCGAGCATCTGCTTGTCACATAGTCAGGACGATTTTAAATGACCCCTGTACAGCCCCACGTTCTGACGGACTGCCTGACAGAGATGCGTACAACTCCTTTGGCTGTGGATCTTTACTGATTACAGTTACACAAGACTGTAGGGTCATCGAATCTCTCGATGGAAGGGACTACCCAACACTGAATGTAGTTCACACGCAGACAGTGTCTGATGAAGATGGTTGCAGAAAGCAAAAGGTTTATGAGACTGATGAATTCATCCATTATTTACTAAACCACTATCAGACACCACGCTATGCACGTGTTTGCTTAGAGCCAAAACCCACTGTGAACAAGTCCTGGTGGAAGAGAGTGGTGTCTGATGATGATAGTGGTTTTGACGTCAGCTTGAGTAACAGACACGGTCAGCACTTCAGAGAAGTGAGTCCTGTCCAAAACCTCAACAAGAGGAATTGTAGTAGCGATGGTAACTGTAGACTGGTGATCACTGTTGGGGAACTTGAGTCATCAGACACAGTGTTAGAAAACAAGGCCTATGGGGGTAGGCTTGCAAAAAAGTTGGAAGTGCAGAGGAATGACTCCCTCCCTGTTGATAACTTACCACATGCTGAACCGAATCAGTCTTTGGATTGCACTGCTGTTGCTCATGATAATGAATTCAAACAAGAAGATGGTAGTGCTGAAGGTACCGTACCATACAAAACATGTAGATCTGCTTGCAGGTTAAAGGATTTGTTGGAAGAGATCAGTGATTCCGAGTACTTCAGAGAGGCATGTAGTGACTCAATGAAGAGAACAGGAAGAAGGTGTGAAGAAATTTACAGCGATTGTAATAAAGGGTGCTTGCCTGCAAGACCtgaggaaagaaaattactgGTTTACCTTAAAAATGTAACTCTGGAAGGTcaagagaaggaaagcagcaaATGTAACTTCTGTTCTAATTCTGTCTATGAGGGCTTGGCAAGGCAATGTGAACATGAGCTTAAAAAGTCATGCAAGAGGTCTGTTAGTAAATTAAGACATGAAGGACAGAAAAGTGAGAGACAAtccagggaagaggagagaaatgctcgcaaaatgaagaaaaagcgAAAAAAACTTTCTTCTAATCTTTTATCTGATGAATGTGGCTTTTCAGAGACGGACAGTTGCGTGCAGCTGGAGTCGCTCAGAAAGatacaaagaaaatgtaagaaaatgttCCACAAAAAAGTGAAATTCAATGCACTTCACACCGCCATGGCAGTACCAGATGTTACCCCTCGTGATGGCTTACCACTTCAGGAGACCCTCCAGAGGACAG